Proteins encoded by one window of Halictus rubicundus isolate RS-2024b chromosome 18, iyHalRubi1_principal, whole genome shotgun sequence:
- the LOC143362723 gene encoding serine/threonine-protein kinase VRK1, with product MSGKVVKKEPRKRKANAYKLPDRISPGEILTDMTKKQWILGNSVGIGGFGEVYSAAPYNGKSPKDYPNVIKIEPHENGPLYVEMQFYMRNGKANDIEAWIKKKKLSGLGMPPYLGSGSHEYKNTKYRFVVTERYGIDLWKLFEKNNRRFPEHTVYKVALQILNVLEYIHSKTYVHGDIKGSNLMIHLKSPDQVYLVDFGLACRYTTKNEYKLDPKRAHNGTTEYNSRDAHTGVPTMRGDLEILGYNMIQWLCGSLLWEKDISDPAAVHKQKEKAFEDIPEFLKHTFHGSVPKPILQYMTQLASMKFNDVPDYEKFKKTLTDGLKQLSHKPEGKLEFESSVHNHAQAVLKPITPQDVQKPKVDKTRKSPRIEALKNPRRRKLLSPVRNLDDSTVGIVIDKRRAGMEDIKQILNNMEPDEEYDIKIVRKVKKVPNPIPANIPKGVQVVRNRIKVKVNYNESSSDSEPEIRNRNRK from the exons ATGTCTGGTAAAGTAGTGAAAAAGGAACCTAGGAAAAGGAAAGCGAACGCGTATAAATTGCCAGATCGGATATCTCCTGGCGAGATATTAACAGATATGACAAAAAAGCAATGGATTCTTGGCAACTCCGTTGGTATTGGAGGATTTGGCGAAGTTTATTCCG cTGCTCCTTATAATGGAAAATCTCCAAAGGATTACccaaatgtaattaaaatt GAACCACATGAAAATGGGCCACTCTATGtagaaatgcaattttacatGAGAAATGGTAAAGCTAACGATA TTGAGGCTTGgataaagaagaagaaactATCTGGGCTTGGAATGCCCCCATACCTTGGTTCTGGAAGTCATGAATAcaaaaatactaaatacagaTTTGTTGTGACGGAACGATATGGCATTGACTTGTGGAAGctatttgaaaaaaataatagACGATTCCCAGAACACACAGTGTATAAAGTAGCTTTACAAATA TTAAACgtattagaatatattcattctaaaacaTACGTACATGGAGATATAAAAGGATCAAACTTGATGATACATTTGAAGTCTCCAGATCAGGTTTATCTAGTAGATTTTGGACTGGCGTGTCGTTATACGACAAAGAACGAATACAAACTGGATCCTAAGAGAGCACATAATGGAACCACAGAATATAATAGTAGAGATGCTCATACAGGAG TTCCAACAATGCGTGGTGATTTAGAAATTTTGGGCTACAATATGATCCAATGGTTATGTGGTTCACTCTTGTGGGAAAAAGATATATCAGATCCGGCTGCAGTACACAAGCAAAAAGAAAAAGCATTTGAAGATATTCCGGAATTTTTAAAACACACTTTCCACGGATCAGTTCCAAAACCTATACTACAGTACATGACTCAATTAGCAAGTATGAAGTTTAATGATGTACCAGattatgaaaaatttaagaaaacatTAACAGATGGTTTAAAGCAATTGTCACATAAACCAGAAGGAAAGTTGGAGTTTGAGAGTAGTGTTCACAATCATGCACAAGCAGTCCTCAAACCCATTACTCCGCAAGATGTACAAAAACCAAAAGTAGATAAAACTCGAAAGAGCCCGCGTATCGAAGCATTAAAGAATCCTAGAAGAAGGAAACTCCTAAGTCCTGTGAGAAATCTTGATGATAGTACTGTAGGTATTGTAATAGATAAAAGGCGTGCTGGTATGGAAGAtataaaacaaatattaaatAACATGGAACCTGACGAAGAGTATGATATAAAAATAGTTAGAAAGGTAAAAAAGGTTCCTAATCCTATTCCTGCAAATATACCCAAGGGTGTACAGGTTGTTAGAAACAGGAttaaagttaaagtaaattatAACGAGTCGAGCTCAGACTCTGAACCAGAGATCAGGAACAGAAATAGGAAATAA
- the Gwl gene encoding serine/threonine-protein kinase greatwall → MEEAASRSPNSRLDSNDRIIETDDENASGTNNDIECEQEIPHGECTPQQASTSRQIDNSIFNTISKIVNPAAKVPEIQDFKIVKPISRGAFGKVFLGYKKSNSEKVYAIKVMKKNEMINKNMASQVIIERNALALTHSPYCVQLFYSLQSVSSVYLVMEYMVGGDLKSLLGVYGYMEESMAAFYTAEICLALEYLHSHGIVHRDLKPDNMLLSREGHVKLTDFGLSKISLHRDLEISDLVNCTPSLCARTPGQLLSLTSHLSFGSGQKSTSDSNLSETSTPGVNLLAALQRNCNKFQSSPNSVISSAASGDYSRVSGVTPFQSAEDLRLGERFDYNTGTVTTDEVQDSSSGSYHTCEASSIRAGSQPSQDVDDEDDSTLEAEQSQHTFFHTSPLSTCATSLARGAKRKRAPAGGTTGLTCEINAMDLDVDKTPKRKNRGCIFSRSPMNSNISASLKPPNNISSLNGGQETGSGGRVAFSTPVSSIKQKERTEQRCNSEEEEEKDGAETVTLVKTTRFQLPLPTASTSDSSNDVQSDTSEQGRSPQSISPIKTPASSSNCYTPYRTPKSVRRGGQTGANRSDDRILGTPDYLAPELLLKKGHGSAVDWWALGVCLFEFCTGLPPFNDETPQAVFANILAKDIPWPEDNEALSAAATEAIDALLTIDQHERPSAKEVRTMSLFQDFPWNNPFKTVPPFVPQPDDNYDTCYFQARNIMQHLNVSSCDT, encoded by the exons ATGGAAGAGGCGGCGAGTCGCTCGCCAAATTCACGTCTAGACAGCAATGATCGAATCATCGAGACAGATGATGAGAATGCAAGTGGAACCAACAATGACATCGAGTGCGAACAGGAGATTCCGCACGGGGAATGTACACCGCAGCAGGCATCGACCAGTAGACAGATCGacaattctatttttaatacgaTATCTAAAATTGTTAATCCTGCGGCAAAG GTACCAGAGATTCAGgattttaaaattgtaaaacccATAAGCCGTGGAGCATTTGGCAAAGTATTTCTTGGGTACAAGAAGTCTAACTCTGAGAAAGTATATGCAATTAAAGTGATGAAGAAAAACGAGATGATAAACAAGAACATGGCCTCGCAAGTGATAATAGAGCGGAACGCGTTGGCTTTAACTCATAGTCCGTACTGCGTACAATTATTTTACTCGCTGCAGTCGGTGAGCAGTGTCTATTTGGTAATGGAGTACATGGTGGGTGGAGATCTTAAGAGTTTGTTGGGTGTCTACGGCTATATGGAGGAATCCATGGCAGCTTTTTATACCGCAGAAATATGTTTGGCATTGGAGTATCTTCACTCTCACGGGATTGTACATAGAGATTTAAAGCCGGACAACATGCTTCTGTCCCGAGAAGGGCACGTCAAGTTGACAGACTTCGGGCTGAGTAAAATATCCTTGCACAGGGACCTAGAAATCTCTGATTTAGTGAATTGTACACCGAGTCTTTGCGCAAGAACCCCGGGACAGCTTCTGTCGTTGACTTCGCACTTGTCTTTCGGTTCTGGACAGAAATCTACCAGCGATTCGAATCTGAGCGAAACGAGCACGCCAGGCGTTAACTTGCTGGCTGCCCTGCAACGGAACTGTAATAAGTTTCAATCATCACCGAACTCGGTCATCTCATCTGCTGCGTCTGGAGACTATTCTCGAGTATCTGGCGTGACGCCTTTTCAGTCAGCCGAGGATCTACGGTTAGGGGAACGCTTCGATTACAATACCGGAACTGTGACTACCGACGAAGTGCAAGACAGCAGCTCCGGGAGTTACCACACGTGCGAAGCTTCATCTATTCGCGCTGGTAGTCAGCCGAGCCAGGACGTGGACGACGAAGACGATTCCACGTTAGAAGCGGAACAATCTCAGCACACATTTTTCCATACTAGTCCGTTGAGCACGTGCGCAACCTCGCTTGCGAGAGGCGCGAAGAGAAAGAGGGCGCCTGCTGGGGGTACAACGGGTTTAACGTGCGAGATAAATGCCATGGACTTGGACGTGGACAAAACGCCGAAGAGGAAGAACCGGGGCTGCATATTTTCCAGGAGTCCTATGAATTCCAACATTTCGGCATCGTTGAAACCACCGAATAACATCAGCAGCTTGAACGGAGGACAAGAAACTGGTTCAGGTGGAAGAGTCGCTTTCAGTACACCAGTGTCATCCATAAAACAAAAGGAGAGAACTGAGCAGAGATGTAACagcgaggaggaagaggagaaagATGGAGCGGAAACGGTCACCTTAGTCAAGACAACAAGATTTCAACTTCCACTGCCCACAGCTTCCACGTCGGATTCAAGTAACGATGTACAAAGTGATACGTCGGAGCAGGGTCGTTCTCCTCAGAGTATATCTCCTATCAAAACACCGGCAAGTTCGAGTAACTGTTACACACCTTATAGAACGCCAAAGTCTGTTAGGAGAGGTGGTCAGACCGGTGCAAATAGATCAGATGACCGGATACTTGGAACACCGGATTATTTGGCGCCAGAGTTGCTACTGAAAAAAGGTCATGGTTCGGCGGTAGATTGGTGGGCTTTGGGCGTCTGTCTCTTTGAGTTCTGCACCGGTCTGCCGCCATTTAATGACGAGACACCGCAAGCCGTGTTTGCCAATATTTTAGCCAAAGACATTCCGTGGCCGGAGGACAACGAGGCTCTGTCGGCCGCAGCCACAGAGGCCATCGACGCGCTTCTGACTATAGACCAACATGAGCGCCCATCGGCCAAAGAAGTGCGGACTATGAGCCTCTTTCAGGACTTTCCCTGGAACAATCCGTTTAAAACGGTCCCACCGTTCGTTCCTCAGCCCGATGACAATTATGATACATGCTATTTTCAAG CACGGAACATTATGCAGCACTTGAATGTCAGCAGCTGCGACACGTGA
- the LOC143362846 gene encoding uncharacterized protein LOC143362846, with product MVTVHVVQALVALFVVADLRHIYADPASKSQVFDSSLDQQGELDDAVVTEVPDDLDAVIEARRKDVSNPEFCLTSKGELGRCTSFKECYPYFKIPDLSALDGWVLGVYDTCSYVRESGQTNFGICCSNLLPVVTPPPASNEDPIDPIVEDPQENDGKNKDDVTFKPTKPQQPGSWPPPIPTHPPDHTLPPLPTHPPYLDLATISTLKPVSSSKKPGFSTTWPTKKPAWWPGAPSTSPTTSPTTETPLSGSVSVLDTSQCGAKNGFQDQKRIVGGHNVEPGEWPWMAALFNAGRQFCGGSLIDDKHILTAAHCVANMNPWDVARLTVRLGDHNIKTNTEIVHIERRVKRVVRHRGFNVRTLYNDVALLTLSEPVQFSEQIRPICLPSGSQLYSGTTATVIGWGSLRESGPQPAVLQEVSIPIWSNAQCKYKYGAAAPGGIVDSFLCAGRTAKDSCSGDSGGPLMVNDGRWTQVGIVSWGIGCGKGQFPGVYTRVTHFLPWIHKNLK from the exons ATGGTGACGGTGCACGTCGTGCAGGCGCTCGTCGCGCTCTTCGTCGTCGCCGACCTTCGCCACATCTACGCCGATCCCGCGAGCAAGTCGCAAGTCTTCGATTCGTCGCTGGACCAGCAGGGTGAACTGGATGACGCGGTGGTCACCGAAG TACCGGACGATTTGGATGCTGTGATCGAGGCGAGAAGGAAGGACGTCTCGAATCCTGAGTTCTGTCTGACGTCGAAAGGGGAGCTTGGTCGTTGCACCAGCTTCAAGGAGTGCTACCCGTACTTCAAGATCCCCGACCTGAGCGCTCTCGACGGCTGGGTTCTCGGGGTTTACGACACCTGCAGCTACGTACGAGAGAGCGGTCAAACGAACTTCGGAATCTGTTGCTCGAACCTGCTTCCGGTTGTCACGCCACCTCCGGCCAGCAACGAGGATCCCATCGATCCGATAGTCGAAGACCCGCAG GAGAACGACGGTAAGAACAAGGATGACGTGACTTTCAAACCAACAAAGCCGCAGCAACCTGGTTCATGGCCGCCGCCGATCCCAACGCATCCACCTGATCACACCTTGCCGCCATTACCGACCCATCCGCCGTACCTCGATTTAGCTACGATCTCCACGTTGAAACCAGTTTCGAGCTCGAAAAAACCCGGCTTCAGCACAACCTGGCCGACGAAGAAACCTGCCTGGTGGCCGGGCGCGCCGTCCACATCCCCGACCACATCCCCGACCACTGAGACACCATTGTCGGGAAGCGTTTCCGTCCTGGACACGTCGCAATGCGGTGCGAAGAACGGTTTCCAAGACCAGAAACGCATCGTAGGCGGCCACAACGTCGAGCCCGGCGAGTGGCCTTGGATGGCAGCGCTCTTCAACGCCGGCAGACAATTCTGCGGCGGCTCGCTCATCGACGATAAACACATTCTCACCGCGGCTCATTGCGTTGCCAA TATGAATCCTTGGGACGTGGCGAGATTGACGGTCCGACTCGGTGATCACAACATCAAGACCAACACCGAGATCGTACACATCGAACGACGGGTGAAACGAGTGGTCAGACACAGAGGATTCAATGTGCGCACTCTGTACAACGATGTCGCGCTCCTGACTCTCAGCGAACCCGTCCAATTCTCGGAACAGATACGACCAATCTGCCTTCCCAGCGGTTCCCAGCTATATTCTGGGACAACCGCTACGGTTATCGGCTGGGGCTCTTTGAGAGAAA GTGGACCGCAACCGGCGGTACTTCAGGAAGTGTCGATACCAATTTGGTCGAACGCTCAATGCAAATATAAGTATGGTGCAGCAGCACCCGGTGGCATCGTGGACAGCTTCTTGTGCGCAGGCAGAACTGCGAAGGACTCCTGTTCG GGTGATAGCGGTGGTCCATTGATGGTCAACGACGGCCGTTGGACGCAAGTTGGTATCGTCAGTTGGGGCATCGGATGCGGTAAAGGTCAATTCCCAGGCGTCTATACGAGAGTGACGCACTTCCTGCCCTGGATCCACAAGAACCTGAAGTGA